A window of the Thiomicrospira microaerophila genome harbors these coding sequences:
- a CDS encoding class II fumarate hydratase gives MTQTRLEKDSMGTLEVPVDALYGAQTQRAVNNFPISGRTMPKAFIHALAMVKRACAQANFKLGLLTEEKKRALASAVEEVLSGVHDHQFPVDVFQTGSATSSNMNMNEVLASLATKLGSSTIHPNDDVNMSQSSNDVIPTAIHLGAVLALNKELIPALNHLAETLNQKAIELKAVVKTGRTHLMDAMPITFGQEIQAWRHQVLDNITRLKSSLERLVLLPQGGTAVGTGINAHPEFSRVFCEELSQVLGYEFKPMPNLFIGLSCQDTVLELSGQLNVLAASLMKIANDLRWMNSGPLAGLGEIQLPALQPGSSIMPGKVNPVIPESVAMVCAQITGNHTAITIGAQSGLFQLNVMLPMMADNLLYSIKIASSASIQLADQAIKGFVVNQDTLKKALDVNPILVTALNTVVGYEKGAAIAKEAYRSKRPVMDVALELTNLDRQTLENYLDPAKLTLGGTPS, from the coding sequence ATGACTCAAACCCGACTTGAAAAAGACAGCATGGGAACCTTAGAAGTTCCTGTCGACGCACTTTACGGCGCTCAAACTCAACGTGCAGTGAATAATTTTCCCATAAGCGGTCGAACTATGCCAAAAGCGTTTATTCATGCTTTAGCTATGGTTAAACGCGCCTGCGCCCAAGCAAACTTTAAGCTTGGCTTGCTAACTGAAGAAAAAAAACGAGCTTTAGCCAGTGCGGTAGAAGAAGTCCTAAGCGGTGTTCATGATCATCAATTTCCGGTTGATGTCTTTCAGACCGGCTCCGCAACCAGTTCTAATATGAATATGAATGAGGTGCTAGCTAGCTTGGCAACAAAACTGGGTTCTAGTACTATTCATCCAAATGATGATGTAAATATGAGTCAAAGTTCTAATGACGTCATACCGACGGCCATTCATTTGGGAGCGGTTTTAGCGTTAAACAAAGAACTTATTCCTGCTTTAAATCATCTCGCTGAAACTCTTAATCAAAAAGCGATTGAATTAAAGGCGGTTGTTAAGACCGGGCGTACGCATCTAATGGATGCTATGCCGATAACCTTTGGTCAAGAAATTCAGGCTTGGCGTCATCAGGTATTGGATAATATAACTAGGCTGAAATCCAGTCTAGAAAGATTGGTGTTATTGCCTCAAGGTGGAACAGCAGTGGGAACAGGCATCAATGCGCATCCAGAGTTTTCTCGAGTGTTTTGCGAGGAACTCAGCCAAGTGCTTGGCTATGAATTCAAGCCCATGCCTAATTTGTTCATAGGTTTAAGTTGTCAGGATACCGTTCTTGAGTTAAGTGGTCAGTTAAATGTTTTAGCGGCCAGCTTAATGAAGATAGCGAATGACCTGCGTTGGATGAACTCAGGACCTCTTGCTGGCCTGGGAGAAATTCAATTACCGGCTTTGCAACCCGGAAGTTCAATTATGCCAGGTAAAGTGAATCCGGTTATTCCGGAGTCGGTTGCCATGGTGTGTGCTCAGATCACGGGTAATCATACGGCGATTACGATTGGTGCGCAGTCAGGCCTTTTTCAGTTGAATGTTATGTTACCAATGATGGCTGACAACCTGCTTTACTCGATCAAGATTGCTTCTAGTGCGTCTATTCAATTGGCAGATCAGGCTATAAAGGGGTTTGTGGTTAATCAAGACACCCTTAAAAAAGCATTGGATGTTAATCCGATTCTAGTCACGGCATTAAATACTGTGGTAGGCTATGAAAAAGGAGCGGCGATTGCTAAAGAGGCCTATCGCTCTAAAAGACCGGTTATGGATGTTGCTTTGGAGTTGACGAACCTTGATCGTCAAACACTGGAAAATTACCTTGATCCGGCCAAGCTCACTCTAGGTGGAACCCCGTCATAA
- a CDS encoding exopolyphosphatase: MSDKKFRLVTRSDFDGLVCAVILKEQNLIDDILFVHPKDMQDGKIAIGPNDITTNLPYVEGCHLAFDHHLSEKIRNNEADNHIIDVDAPSAARVVYDYYGGKAAMPAIADDLMEAVDKGDAAQFSRDEVLNPSGWSLLNFLMDARTGLGRFRDFRISNYQLMMELIDYCRDHSIEQICQLPDVKERIDLYFNYEKQAKDQIIRCAKQYGNLVVLDLRGEDVIYPTNRFTIYALYPDSNISIHVLWGLKQQNTVFAIGKSILNKSSKTNVGALCLQYNGGGHMAAGTCQVDNAVAEATLTALIEKITQDG; the protein is encoded by the coding sequence ATGAGTGATAAAAAATTTCGTTTAGTCACACGAAGTGATTTTGATGGCTTAGTCTGTGCTGTGATATTGAAAGAACAGAATTTGATTGATGATATTTTGTTTGTTCATCCAAAAGATATGCAAGACGGCAAGATTGCTATTGGTCCTAATGACATCACGACCAATTTACCCTATGTAGAAGGTTGTCATCTTGCTTTTGATCATCACTTGAGCGAAAAAATTCGTAATAACGAAGCCGATAATCATATTATTGATGTCGACGCGCCTTCTGCCGCGCGCGTTGTTTATGATTATTATGGTGGTAAAGCCGCGATGCCGGCTATTGCGGATGATTTAATGGAAGCAGTCGATAAAGGGGATGCAGCGCAATTCTCTCGTGACGAGGTTTTAAACCCTTCAGGTTGGTCTTTATTAAATTTTCTAATGGATGCAAGAACCGGACTTGGTCGATTTAGAGATTTTAGAATCTCCAATTATCAGTTAATGATGGAGCTGATTGATTACTGCCGAGATCATAGTATCGAACAAATATGTCAATTACCTGATGTTAAAGAGCGTATTGACCTCTACTTTAATTATGAGAAACAGGCAAAAGACCAGATCATTCGCTGTGCTAAGCAGTATGGCAATCTAGTGGTGTTAGATTTACGTGGTGAGGATGTTATATATCCTACAAATCGATTCACAATCTATGCACTTTACCCAGATAGTAATATTTCGATACATGTTTTATGGGGTTTGAAGCAGCAAAACACTGTTTTTGCGATAGGGAAGTCTATTTTGAATAAAAGCTCTAAAACTAATGTCGGTGCGCTTTGTCTTCAATATAACGGCGGCGGTCATATGGCAGCGGGAACCTGCCAAGTTGATAACGCTGTTGCAGAAGCCACGCTAACCGCTTTGATTGAAAAAATTACGCAAGATGGATAG
- a CDS encoding ATP-dependent DNA helicase, whose protein sequence is MTLEKKVDDFLAEGGALQQAVNDYRPRSAQIAMAKQVAHCFEQQNTLVAEAGTGTGKTFAYLVPALLSGKKIIISTATKNLQQQLIDKDLPLLKDLCKVKGGIMQLKGRENYLCEQRMHLAETQFKNSREDWHRLAKLRDWVKKTNTGDLSESGLLDDGDLLARKICARLEFCQAVSCSKEADCFYPKVKAKAADAQVLVVNHHLFCADLSLREQGFGELLPDADCYIFDEAHQLPDIAAQFLGFSVSRFQLEDLGRDIKQAKEQESPESDDLIDRLALFQEQIKLVNEALGKWDKRWNWEQLTDSAVFIKQLERLVNHLAALSDHLKVLEKRGKLLAAVTKRAQEFEKQLSLWLSTDKETQVRWAESSQARFKLTMTPLSVAEPFRRQREAIGGGWVFTSATLSVRKSFEYFQQRLGLYEPISEVWPSPFDYQHQGLIFHPLGLPDPRSEDYIKICMRAVWPLLLASEGRAFLLFTSFRALNEAKALLEEHWKGVLLVQGQGSKSSLLKRFKNESNAILLGTSSFWEGVDVRGQALQLVLIDRIPFLPPDDPIVQARETYLKQKGLNGFAHFQLPEAIMALKQGVGRLIRDQNDKGVLVLCDPRFSTKHYGQNIVNSLPSFPWTYSQEEAVDFLKSI, encoded by the coding sequence ATGACACTTGAAAAAAAAGTGGACGATTTTTTGGCTGAGGGTGGCGCTTTGCAGCAAGCCGTTAATGATTACCGTCCTAGGTCAGCTCAGATTGCGATGGCAAAACAGGTCGCTCATTGTTTTGAACAGCAAAACACGCTTGTTGCTGAAGCGGGAACTGGTACCGGAAAAACCTTTGCGTACTTAGTTCCTGCTTTGTTAAGTGGTAAGAAAATTATTATTTCGACCGCCACCAAGAACTTACAGCAGCAGTTAATAGACAAGGATTTGCCTCTGTTAAAAGACCTTTGTAAGGTTAAAGGGGGCATCATGCAGCTTAAAGGGCGTGAAAATTACCTTTGCGAACAGAGAATGCATCTTGCTGAAACTCAATTTAAAAATAGCCGAGAGGATTGGCACCGTCTTGCTAAGCTTCGTGATTGGGTTAAAAAAACCAACACAGGGGATTTGTCTGAATCCGGTTTACTTGATGATGGCGATCTATTAGCCAGAAAAATCTGTGCAAGATTAGAATTTTGTCAAGCGGTCTCTTGTAGTAAAGAAGCAGACTGCTTCTACCCCAAGGTGAAGGCAAAGGCAGCTGATGCTCAGGTTTTGGTTGTGAACCATCATTTGTTTTGTGCGGATCTTTCGTTGCGCGAGCAAGGTTTTGGCGAGCTGCTGCCGGATGCGGATTGTTATATTTTTGATGAAGCACATCAATTACCTGACATTGCTGCTCAGTTTCTAGGGTTTTCGGTTTCACGATTTCAACTTGAAGATTTAGGTCGTGACATTAAACAAGCTAAAGAACAAGAGTCACCTGAGTCTGATGATTTAATTGATCGCCTGGCTTTGTTTCAAGAACAGATTAAGTTGGTTAACGAAGCCCTAGGCAAATGGGACAAGCGTTGGAATTGGGAACAATTGACTGATTCAGCAGTTTTTATCAAGCAGCTTGAAAGGCTTGTTAATCATTTAGCGGCCTTGTCTGATCATCTCAAAGTTTTGGAAAAGCGCGGTAAATTATTGGCAGCGGTGACCAAACGGGCTCAGGAATTTGAAAAGCAACTGAGTTTATGGTTATCGACTGATAAGGAAACTCAAGTTCGATGGGCTGAGTCTTCTCAAGCGCGTTTTAAGCTAACCATGACACCTCTAAGTGTTGCAGAGCCTTTTAGACGTCAGAGAGAGGCTATAGGCGGTGGGTGGGTGTTTACTTCAGCAACCTTGAGTGTTAGAAAAAGTTTTGAGTATTTTCAGCAAAGACTTGGGCTGTATGAACCGATTAGTGAAGTTTGGCCTAGTCCTTTTGATTATCAACATCAGGGTTTGATTTTTCATCCGCTAGGTCTGCCTGACCCACGTTCTGAAGATTACATTAAAATATGTATGCGTGCGGTTTGGCCTCTGCTATTGGCCAGTGAAGGCCGCGCATTCTTATTGTTTACCAGTTTTCGCGCTTTAAATGAAGCTAAGGCGCTTTTAGAAGAGCATTGGAAAGGGGTCTTGTTAGTTCAAGGACAAGGCTCGAAGTCATCATTGCTGAAACGTTTTAAGAATGAATCTAATGCCATTTTGTTAGGCACAAGCAGTTTCTGGGAAGGGGTAGATGTTAGGGGTCAGGCATTGCAATTGGTTTTAATTGATCGAATCCCTTTTTTACCCCCGGATGATCCGATTGTGCAAGCCCGAGAAACCTACTTAAAGCAAAAAGGTTTGAATGGTTTCGCACACTTTCAGCTACCTGAGGCAATTATGGCTTTAAAGCAAGGGGTGGGACGTTTAATTCGTGATCAAAATGATAAGGGCGTTCTGGTATTGTGCGATCCTCGTTTCTCAACCAAGCATTACGGTCAAAATATTGTAAATAGCCTGCCAAGTTTTCCATGGACTTATAGTCAAGAAGAAGCTGTAGATTTTTTAAAGTCGATTTAA
- the carA gene encoding glutamine-hydrolyzing carbamoyl-phosphate synthase small subunit, with protein MNYTALLALEDGTLFWGTSIGAEGESVGEVVFNTSLTGYQEILTDPSYFKQIVTLTYPHIGNVGVNPEDEESPRIMAQGLVVKDCSAIMSNFRATQSLPDYLKAQNIVAIADIDTRKLTRILREKGAQNGVIVAGSVIDAEQAVAKARGFAGLNGMDLAKEVTTQDSYHWTQGSWQLGQGHVERAGTQPYHVVAYDYGVKLNILRMLADRGCRLTVVPAQTSAEEVLALNPDGVFLSNGPGDPAPCDYAIKAIQQILETDIPVFGICLGHQLLALASGAQTVKMKFGHHGGNHPVQDLDTGRVLITAQNHGFAVDESTMPAHLKTTHKSLFDGSLQGIARTDKAAFSFQGHPEASPGPHDVAPLFDQFVENIKQFKLVNAG; from the coding sequence ATGAATTACACAGCTTTATTGGCGCTTGAAGATGGGACGTTGTTTTGGGGAACTTCAATTGGTGCCGAGGGTGAATCTGTTGGTGAGGTGGTGTTTAATACTTCATTGACTGGCTATCAAGAAATTCTTACTGATCCGTCTTATTTCAAGCAAATAGTTACCTTAACCTATCCTCACATTGGCAATGTCGGTGTTAATCCTGAGGATGAGGAATCGCCTCGTATTATGGCTCAAGGGTTAGTGGTTAAAGACTGTTCTGCCATAATGAGCAATTTTAGAGCAACGCAAAGCCTGCCTGATTATCTAAAAGCACAAAATATTGTCGCTATTGCAGATATAGATACCCGTAAATTGACACGCATTTTGAGGGAAAAGGGAGCTCAAAATGGTGTTATCGTAGCTGGTTCTGTGATTGACGCTGAGCAGGCTGTGGCCAAGGCACGTGGATTTGCCGGTTTAAACGGTATGGATTTGGCTAAAGAAGTGACAACCCAAGACAGCTATCATTGGACTCAAGGCTCATGGCAGTTGGGGCAAGGTCATGTTGAACGTGCAGGAACGCAACCCTATCATGTGGTGGCCTATGATTATGGAGTTAAGTTAAATATTCTGCGGATGCTAGCTGATCGAGGTTGCCGCTTAACGGTAGTGCCGGCTCAAACCAGTGCAGAAGAGGTTTTGGCGTTGAATCCTGATGGTGTGTTTTTGTCTAACGGTCCTGGTGATCCTGCGCCTTGTGATTATGCGATTAAAGCAATTCAACAAATTTTAGAAACGGATATCCCTGTATTTGGTATTTGTTTAGGACACCAGCTGCTTGCTTTAGCAAGCGGGGCGCAAACAGTAAAAATGAAGTTTGGACATCATGGAGGCAATCATCCTGTTCAAGATCTAGATACCGGTCGAGTTTTGATTACGGCACAAAATCATGGTTTTGCGGTTGATGAATCTACCATGCCAGCACATTTAAAAACAACGCATAAATCCCTGTTTGATGGATCTTTGCAGGGGATTGCTCGCACTGATAAAGCCGCATTCAGTTTCCAAGGTCACCCCGAAGCGAGTCCAGGTCCGCATGATGTTGCGCCATTGTTCGATCAGTTTGTCGAAAATATCAAACAGTTTAAATTAGTCAACGCGGGTTAA
- the trxA gene encoding thioredoxin, producing MPVINLTSAEFEKTIEAHEMIIFDFWAEWCGPCKQFGPVFEEVSLKHPDILFAKVNVEEEQELAGMFQVRSIPTIALMREKVVVYANPGALPASNLEQAITQLRELDMDKVHQDVAQAQTNT from the coding sequence ATGCCAGTGATAAACCTGACGTCAGCTGAATTTGAGAAAACTATCGAAGCACATGAGATGATTATTTTTGATTTTTGGGCTGAATGGTGTGGTCCTTGTAAGCAGTTTGGTCCTGTATTTGAAGAGGTTTCTTTAAAGCATCCGGATATTTTGTTTGCAAAAGTGAATGTTGAAGAGGAGCAAGAGTTAGCAGGCATGTTCCAAGTGCGCTCTATTCCGACTATAGCTTTGATGCGAGAAAAGGTGGTGGTTTATGCCAACCCGGGTGCCTTGCCTGCCAGCAATTTAGAACAAGCCATTACTCAGCTTCGAGAGCTAGATATGGATAAGGTTCATCAAGATGTTGCGCAAGCACAAACGAATACTTAA